A region from the Flavobacterium enshiense genome encodes:
- a CDS encoding ABC transporter ATP-binding protein — protein sequence MDSQGYNFPIQVNQITKSYGNGKMVAVNDVSFQVEKGEIFGLIGPDGAGKTTIFRILTTLLIPDSGNAFVDGFDVVNDFKAIRQRVGYMPGRFSLYQDLTVEENLTFFATVFKTTIEENYELIKDIYQQIEPFKTRKAGALSGGMKQKLALCCALIHKPSVLFLDEPTTGVDPVSRKEFWGMLKNLKQQGITILVSTPYMDEANLCDRIALITDGKILKIDSPKNMVSQFDKILWSVQSKDMYQLLIDLRHYPNVKTCFAFGDTHHVTFDTEGFSKEKLETFLTEKGHTEINIHQTQASIEDCYMNLGFEKTQIQQQE from the coding sequence ATGGACAGTCAAGGCTATAATTTTCCAATTCAGGTCAACCAGATAACCAAATCGTATGGCAATGGAAAAATGGTGGCTGTAAATGATGTCTCTTTTCAGGTAGAAAAAGGCGAAATATTTGGGTTAATCGGTCCGGACGGGGCTGGCAAAACAACTATATTCCGAATACTTACCACGCTTTTAATACCCGATTCCGGAAATGCATTCGTCGACGGGTTTGATGTGGTAAATGATTTCAAAGCAATAAGGCAAAGAGTTGGATATATGCCCGGCAGATTTTCACTGTACCAGGACTTGACTGTGGAAGAAAACCTTACTTTTTTTGCCACCGTTTTTAAAACCACCATTGAAGAAAATTATGAACTGATAAAAGATATTTACCAACAGATTGAACCCTTTAAAACGCGTAAAGCCGGCGCGCTTTCAGGAGGAATGAAGCAGAAACTGGCTTTGTGCTGTGCTTTGATTCATAAGCCCTCTGTCTTGTTCCTTGATGAACCTACAACAGGTGTCGACCCGGTTTCCCGAAAAGAATTTTGGGGCATGCTTAAGAATCTGAAGCAACAGGGAATAACCATTTTGGTTTCCACTCCTTATATGGATGAAGCCAATCTGTGTGATCGCATTGCTTTAATTACGGATGGGAAAATATTAAAAATAGATTCACCCAAAAATATGGTAAGTCAGTTTGATAAAATTCTGTGGTCGGTTCAGAGTAAAGACATGTATCAATTACTGATTGATTTACGCCACTATCCCAATGTTAAAACCTGCTTCGCATTTGGAGATACTCATCATGTCACCTTCGATACAGAAGGATTTTCAAAAGAAAAATTAGAAACTTTTTTGACTGAGAAAGGACATACGGAAATCAATATACATCAAACCCAGGCAAGTATTGAAGATTGTTATATGAATTTAGGTTTCGAAAAAACACAAATCCAACAACAGGAATGA
- a CDS encoding SsrA-binding protein codes for MFKVLAKINKLILPSFTKQQLDLAKAKKWQKAIIAYRYYVTTRALG; via the coding sequence ATGTTCAAAGTTTTAGCTAAAATAAACAAACTGATTTTACCGAGTTTTACCAAACAACAACTGGATTTAGCCAAAGCAAAGAAATGGCAAAAAGCAATTATCGCTTATCGGTATTATGTGACTACAAGAGCGTTGGGATGA
- a CDS encoding SRPBCC family protein, with product MTTSDYSATIWVDQNQTTAFNAIKNFRAWWSEEIEGNTDQLNEVFFYHYKDIHLCKIKLIEMVPDKKLVYQVLDNQFNFTKDKTEWIDTKLIFEITSEGDKTKVQFTHEGLVPEYECYDICFDAWTGYIKKSLYNLITTGKGEPNPLEGEGFNAQLAEKWKLK from the coding sequence ATGACAACATCAGATTACTCGGCAACTATTTGGGTTGACCAAAATCAGACAACGGCATTCAACGCAATTAAAAACTTCCGCGCTTGGTGGTCGGAAGAAATTGAAGGCAATACAGACCAACTCAATGAAGTATTTTTCTATCACTATAAAGACATTCATTTGTGCAAAATAAAACTCATAGAGATGGTACCTGATAAAAAATTAGTTTATCAGGTGTTAGACAATCAATTTAATTTCACGAAAGACAAAACTGAATGGATTGATACAAAGCTAATTTTTGAAATAACAAGTGAAGGGGATAAAACAAAAGTCCAGTTCACCCACGAAGGATTAGTCCCGGAATATGAATGCTACGATATTTGTTTTGATGCTTGGACCGGTTATATCAAAAAAAGCCTTTATAACCTTATAACTACAGGTAAAGGAGAACCCAATCCTTTGGAGGGAGAAGGATTCAATGCCCAACTTGCGGAGAAATGGAAATTGAAGTAA
- a CDS encoding HlyD family secretion protein — protein sequence MVTNFNDTKMDANFYKITIAAFCIILSSCGEKENTNEASGTFEATETIVSSEANGKILALNFDEGDILKNGQKVGYIDSTQLYLSKMQLKQSGKVILSGRPNINIQIEALQREIENAVNDKKRIENLVKGGVASQKQLDDANSRIAVLQSKKEALRSQLTTTTDNLNEQSGTVQIQMAQLEDQLKKCNIINPIEGTVLTKYANVYEIASIGKPIYKIADLSTIKLRAYITASQFAKIKIGDKVKVNVDTEDGKSKAYEGTVEWINNKAEFTPKSIQTKDERANLVYAVKIRVKNDGLLKIGMYGTVVF from the coding sequence ATGGTAACTAATTTTAACGATACAAAAATGGATGCCAATTTTTACAAAATAACTATTGCAGCTTTTTGCATTATTCTTTCCTCGTGCGGAGAGAAGGAAAACACCAATGAGGCTTCGGGAACTTTTGAAGCGACGGAAACCATTGTTTCTTCAGAAGCTAACGGAAAAATCCTTGCGCTGAATTTTGATGAAGGCGACATACTGAAAAATGGACAAAAAGTTGGCTACATAGACAGTACCCAACTGTATTTATCAAAAATGCAGTTAAAACAAAGTGGAAAAGTTATTTTATCAGGCCGTCCTAATATTAATATCCAAATTGAAGCTTTGCAAAGAGAAATTGAAAATGCGGTTAATGACAAAAAACGAATCGAAAATCTGGTAAAAGGCGGAGTTGCTTCCCAAAAACAATTGGATGATGCCAATTCCAGAATTGCTGTACTGCAATCTAAAAAAGAAGCATTAAGGAGCCAACTGACTACTACCACTGACAACCTAAATGAACAAAGCGGGACAGTTCAAATTCAAATGGCACAACTGGAAGATCAGCTGAAAAAATGCAATATCATCAATCCTATTGAAGGTACGGTTTTAACCAAATATGCCAATGTTTATGAAATAGCTTCTATTGGCAAACCGATTTATAAAATAGCCGATTTATCCACTATCAAATTGAGAGCCTACATTACCGCTTCACAATTTGCTAAAATTAAAATCGGCGATAAAGTTAAGGTGAACGTTGATACCGAAGACGGTAAATCAAAGGCCTATGAAGGTACCGTAGAATGGATAAACAATAAAGCAGAGTTTACGCCAAAATCCATACAGACCAAAGATGAAAGGGCCAATCTGGTTTACGCAGTAAAAATAAGGGTAAAGAATGACGGACTTTTAAAAATAGGCATGTACGGAACAGTTGTTTTTTAA
- a CDS encoding TolC family protein — MEKRLLLFLFFVFCTANGQITIDGCQEKAKANYPLIKQYDLISKSSEYTVSNANKAYLPQVSITGIGGFIFSGLPEFSIPGQVPSEQNKAQFIGIAQINQTLWDGGATKVQKDIAKTSTEVEKSAVDVSLYSIRERVNQIYFGILVIDEQTKQLDILYNDLKLRLNKVRLSKENGLAYSSDVDEVNAELLNLEQKKIEFDYTRKGYVQMLSYLLGEQLDENVKLEKPSMVEPAENLSNQRPELSLYSNQLKLIESRSALNQVSLMPKIGLLGAGVLIEPGINFGPSKFNGFALAGLSLSWNTSGIYKNSNNKNLDKIEIDKIKNQQDTFLFNNKLQLTHTNSDIEKQKAIIAKDEEIIKLKGNIKKSYQLMYDNGMCSMNDLITAMNKENEAAGNQALHKVQLLMSIYNYKTINGN, encoded by the coding sequence ATGGAAAAAAGGTTACTATTGTTTCTGTTTTTCGTTTTTTGTACCGCAAACGGACAAATAACCATTGACGGCTGTCAGGAAAAAGCAAAAGCCAATTATCCGTTAATCAAACAATACGATTTAATTTCTAAATCATCAGAATATACTGTTTCCAATGCGAATAAAGCCTATCTGCCTCAAGTAAGCATTACCGGAATCGGAGGTTTTATCTTTAGCGGACTTCCTGAATTTTCAATACCCGGACAAGTTCCTTCTGAACAAAACAAAGCTCAATTTATCGGAATTGCGCAAATCAATCAAACCCTATGGGACGGTGGTGCAACCAAAGTTCAAAAAGATATTGCGAAAACCTCAACAGAAGTAGAAAAATCAGCTGTCGATGTTTCCCTATATTCCATACGGGAGCGTGTTAATCAAATCTATTTTGGAATTTTAGTTATTGACGAGCAAACCAAACAATTGGACATTTTGTACAACGATTTGAAATTGAGATTGAACAAAGTCAGACTCTCAAAAGAAAACGGACTGGCTTACTCATCCGATGTAGATGAAGTCAATGCCGAATTGCTCAATCTGGAACAAAAGAAAATTGAATTCGATTATACCCGCAAAGGTTATGTTCAAATGTTGTCTTATCTCCTAGGCGAACAGCTCGATGAAAATGTAAAGCTCGAAAAACCCTCAATGGTGGAACCCGCAGAGAATCTTTCCAACCAAAGACCGGAATTAAGCCTGTATTCCAATCAGCTTAAACTTATTGAATCGCGTTCGGCTTTAAACCAGGTTTCCTTAATGCCAAAAATTGGTTTATTGGGTGCTGGGGTTTTGATAGAACCCGGGATAAATTTCGGTCCGTCAAAGTTCAACGGATTTGCCTTAGCCGGTCTGAGCTTGTCTTGGAATACCTCTGGCATCTACAAAAATTCCAACAATAAGAATCTCGATAAAATCGAAATAGACAAAATCAAGAACCAACAAGACACCTTTTTGTTCAACAATAAATTGCAACTGACCCACACCAACAGTGATATCGAAAAACAAAAAGCGATTATTGCCAAAGATGAAGAAATCATTAAACTGAAAGGAAACATCAAAAAATCATATCAGTTAATGTACGATAATGGAATGTGCAGTATGAATGATCTGATAACTGCCATGAACAAAGAAAACGAAGCAGCCGGGAATCAGGCTTTGCATAAAGTACAGTTGTTGATGAGTATTTACAATTATAAAACGATTAATGGTAACTAA
- a CDS encoding ABC transporter permease: MKQFGSFVKKEFLHIFRDLRTMMLLLAMPVIQMILFGFAVTTEVKNSQVAVYDPSKSISTKKMTDRINSSKYFDVIRYLNNPTEIEHEFRKNKVGLAVVFDENFDQNLLHSGKAQVQLIADATDPNTATTLTNYAGAIIMDYQQDLMQRTKIPFQILPETKMLYNPQMKGAYNFVPGVLGLILMLICAMMTSIAIVREKEMGTMEILLVSPLKPIYIILAKMVPYFLLSCINLSTVLLLAVYVLDVPVAGSLFWLLVVSMLFIFVALSLGLLVSTVTQTQMAAMLVSGMIFMMPIMLLSGMIFPVENMPQALQWLSNIIPAKWYIIAVKNIMIKGSDVSSIYKEIMILGFMAAVILTVSLKNFKNRLE; the protein is encoded by the coding sequence ATGAAACAGTTTGGCTCGTTTGTAAAAAAGGAATTCTTGCATATTTTTCGTGACCTGCGAACAATGATGCTCCTTTTGGCCATGCCTGTCATACAGATGATCCTTTTTGGATTTGCCGTTACCACTGAAGTCAAAAATTCTCAGGTAGCCGTTTATGATCCTTCAAAAAGCATTTCCACAAAAAAAATGACTGACCGGATAAATTCCAGTAAGTATTTTGATGTGATTCGATATCTTAACAACCCGACAGAAATCGAACATGAATTTCGTAAAAACAAGGTCGGCTTAGCAGTTGTCTTTGATGAAAATTTCGACCAAAACCTATTGCATTCAGGCAAAGCTCAGGTACAACTTATTGCCGATGCAACGGATCCAAATACGGCTACAACTTTAACGAACTATGCCGGGGCCATAATCATGGATTATCAACAGGATTTGATGCAAAGAACGAAAATTCCGTTTCAGATTTTACCGGAAACAAAAATGCTGTATAACCCTCAAATGAAAGGTGCCTACAATTTTGTTCCAGGGGTTTTAGGTTTGATATTGATGCTGATTTGCGCTATGATGACTTCCATTGCCATAGTTCGGGAAAAAGAAATGGGAACCATGGAAATATTGCTTGTTTCACCGCTTAAGCCTATTTACATAATACTTGCCAAGATGGTACCTTATTTTTTATTGTCTTGCATTAATCTGTCTACTGTATTGCTGCTGGCTGTTTATGTATTGGATGTACCCGTGGCTGGGAGTCTGTTTTGGCTTCTGGTTGTTTCGATGCTTTTTATTTTTGTAGCACTCTCTTTGGGACTATTGGTTTCTACAGTCACGCAGACTCAAATGGCTGCCATGCTTGTTTCCGGAATGATTTTTATGATGCCTATCATGTTGCTTTCCGGAATGATATTTCCTGTTGAAAACATGCCTCAGGCGTTACAATGGCTATCGAATATCATCCCCGCAAAATGGTATATAATCGCTGTTAAAAACATCATGATTAAAGGATCGGACGTTTCATCAATCTATAAAGAAATAATGATACTTGGATTTATGGCTGCGGTAATTCTGACCGTAAGTTTAAAAAATTTTAAAAATCGTCTGGAATAG
- a CDS encoding 4a-hydroxytetrahydrobiopterin dehydratase, with amino-acid sequence MASQNQSEWEEINNSLYKSFLFKDFSEAFGFMTRVALVAQQLDHHPTWTNTWNKVEIWLSTHSAGNVVTGKDRELASKIDRLL; translated from the coding sequence ATGGCATCACAAAATCAATCAGAATGGGAAGAGATAAACAACAGTTTGTATAAAAGTTTTCTTTTCAAAGATTTCTCAGAGGCCTTTGGTTTTATGACCAGGGTTGCATTGGTAGCACAGCAACTTGATCATCATCCTACGTGGACTAATACTTGGAACAAAGTTGAAATTTGGCTGTCGACACATTCTGCAGGAAATGTTGTTACAGGCAAAGACCGCGAATTAGCTTCAAAAATTGATCGTTTGCTTTAA
- a CDS encoding sensor histidine kinase, whose protein sequence is MSLEKEITALIKWFLLRPKISGVLVFTLLFSILNLAIYFRYEAIRENEQRNMTYILNVVKQNIEQTLKSSYATTITLALTIDDSGNPKNFEEVGKQLVANYTSVDAVQLVPKGVIKYTYPLKGNEAAINFDILHHPVHRKSALRAIATKSIYFSGPRELIQGGMGVVGRLPVFKKGRFWGFSAVILKFDTFIKSTGIGTFKSDKYYFQFSKISPITHKEEFFLEDKSDFSKKNYQKVEIPEGSWNLYIIPKNESALFWAFMPVISIALLLSLLCGFFVTTLLKKPSELQKLVEAQTLKLARSESLFKSIFEHAGLGITHNNSKDGSYIDANDKFCELIGYNKEELKSMDFMKITHPEDLQADLDYMQRLKNGEINQFSMEKRYFDKNGKIIWVNITVTPLWENRNNPTNHITIVEDITQRKESEKLILESQKKIKDLINSIDGIVWEGNSVEPGVTFVSKKSEDILGYTPEEWLVDKYFWRKIIHPDDRDWVIKQSTDNAKSRKAFDTEYRIIAKKGNIVWMRDIVSIYHESEESIKFRGILIDITKSKQFEIDLNNSLTLVTEQNKRLLNFSHIVSHNLRSHTSNIQSLINLIEMSDNEDEKKELLVLLKSVSEALNETMDNLNEVVSIQTNITPVIEELNLNKFINRTLEVLRNQIIKNEAEIENNITDDQTVKFNPAYLESVLLNFLSNAIRYKHPKRNPSIELNSYLEDNYRVVEIKDNGIGIDLDKNGNKLFGMYKTFTNNPESRGIGLFITKNQVDALKGKIKVESKLNEGTTFKIYFK, encoded by the coding sequence GTGAGTCTTGAAAAGGAAATAACCGCTTTAATAAAATGGTTTCTGCTTCGCCCAAAAATATCGGGAGTACTCGTTTTTACTCTGCTTTTCTCCATTTTAAATCTGGCTATTTATTTCCGATATGAGGCTATCCGGGAAAACGAACAGCGTAATATGACCTACATATTAAATGTAGTCAAACAAAACATTGAGCAAACCCTAAAAAGCAGCTATGCCACTACCATTACACTTGCATTAACAATTGACGATTCAGGTAATCCGAAAAACTTCGAAGAAGTCGGAAAACAACTTGTCGCCAACTATACTTCTGTTGATGCGGTGCAACTGGTTCCAAAAGGCGTTATCAAATACACTTATCCGCTAAAAGGGAACGAAGCAGCAATCAATTTCGACATTCTTCACCATCCAGTACACAGAAAATCAGCCTTGAGAGCAATAGCGACCAAATCCATTTATTTTTCTGGCCCAAGAGAATTGATACAAGGCGGGATGGGAGTTGTAGGACGTTTGCCCGTGTTTAAAAAAGGAAGATTCTGGGGATTTTCTGCCGTAATTCTAAAATTCGATACATTTATCAAATCAACAGGGATTGGAACCTTCAAAAGCGATAAATATTATTTCCAATTTTCAAAGATAAGCCCCATTACGCATAAAGAAGAATTCTTCCTTGAGGATAAGAGTGATTTCTCAAAAAAAAATTATCAGAAAGTTGAAATTCCGGAAGGCAGCTGGAATTTATATATCATTCCGAAAAATGAATCAGCACTTTTTTGGGCCTTTATGCCGGTTATTTCGATTGCACTTTTACTTAGCCTTCTTTGTGGATTTTTTGTAACCACACTACTAAAAAAACCGTCGGAACTGCAGAAACTGGTCGAAGCACAAACTCTTAAATTAGCAAGAAGCGAATCCCTTTTCAAATCCATTTTTGAACATGCCGGCTTAGGAATCACACACAATAATTCCAAAGACGGTTCTTACATTGATGCCAATGATAAATTTTGCGAACTCATCGGATACAACAAAGAAGAATTAAAGTCAATGGATTTTATGAAGATTACACATCCCGAAGATCTTCAAGCCGACTTAGACTACATGCAACGACTCAAAAATGGTGAAATCAATCAATTTTCCATGGAAAAAAGGTATTTCGACAAAAACGGGAAAATCATTTGGGTCAACATCACCGTTACGCCTCTCTGGGAAAATAGAAACAATCCGACCAATCACATCACTATTGTAGAAGACATTACGCAACGAAAAGAATCCGAAAAACTGATTCTGGAATCACAGAAGAAAATCAAAGATCTTATTAACAGTATTGACGGCATTGTTTGGGAAGGAAACTCTGTAGAACCCGGCGTTACCTTCGTAAGCAAAAAATCCGAAGACATCTTGGGATATACGCCGGAAGAATGGCTTGTCGATAAATATTTCTGGAGAAAAATCATTCATCCGGATGACCGGGATTGGGTAATCAAACAAAGTACCGACAATGCAAAATCCAGAAAAGCTTTTGACACTGAATACCGCATAATTGCCAAAAAAGGAAATATCGTTTGGATGCGGGACATCGTAAGCATTTATCATGAAAGCGAAGAATCCATTAAATTCAGAGGAATCCTGATCGACATTACTAAATCCAAACAATTCGAAATCGACCTAAACAACTCACTCACACTGGTAACCGAACAAAACAAACGCTTACTGAACTTCTCGCACATTGTTTCGCATAATTTACGTTCGCACACCAGCAATATACAGTCGTTGATCAATCTGATTGAAATGAGTGATAACGAAGACGAAAAGAAAGAATTATTGGTTCTGCTAAAATCCGTTTCTGAGGCTTTGAACGAAACAATGGACAACCTGAACGAAGTAGTATCCATCCAAACCAACATTACACCAGTAATAGAGGAATTAAACCTCAATAAATTTATTAATAGAACATTAGAGGTACTTCGAAATCAGATTATTAAAAACGAAGCCGAAATCGAAAACAATATTACCGATGACCAAACCGTAAAATTCAATCCGGCTTATCTGGAAAGCGTTTTACTCAATTTTTTATCTAACGCCATCCGATACAAACATCCCAAAAGAAATCCTAGTATAGAATTAAATTCTTATCTTGAAGATAATTACAGAGTTGTGGAAATCAAAGATAATGGCATAGGAATTGATTTAGATAAAAACGGGAACAAACTCTTCGGAATGTACAAAACATTTACAAACAATCCGGAATCACGTGGTATCGGGCTTTTTATTACAAAAAACCAGGTCGATGCCTTAAAAGGAAAAATTAAAGTTGAAAGTAAGCTAAACGAAGGAACCACCTTCAAAATTTATTTCAAATAA
- a CDS encoding ABC transporter permease yields MIRFLLEKEFKQIIRNSFLPRMILLFPVMVLLVFPMAANFEIKNINLCIIDNDHSSYSNQLVQKIISSGYFRLTSITTDPKKALDAIEKDKSDIILEIPSNFEKNLVREQTARLLISANSVNGTKGGLGSAYLSGIITDFSSEIREKWIQPTVISGVPIMEIVNQNRFNTHLSYKIFMVPALMVMLLTMLCGFLPALNIVGEKEAGTMEQINVTPIPKFIFILSKLLPYWIIGFVVITIAFAVAYIVYGLSPAGSLGTIYVFAAIYILGVSGLGLVISNYSNTMQQAMFVMYFFMLILILMSGLFTPVQSMPEWAQLITTFNPLKYFMQVMRMVYLKGSGFSDLGTQFFALSCFALFFNLWAVLNYRKTL; encoded by the coding sequence ATGATTAGATTTTTATTAGAAAAGGAATTCAAACAAATTATTCGAAACTCATTTTTGCCTCGAATGATTCTGCTATTCCCAGTGATGGTCTTACTGGTATTTCCAATGGCTGCCAATTTTGAAATTAAGAATATAAATCTCTGTATCATCGATAATGACCACAGCAGCTATTCAAATCAATTAGTACAAAAAATCATATCTTCCGGTTATTTCAGGCTGACATCGATTACTACTGATCCGAAAAAAGCACTTGATGCTATAGAAAAAGACAAATCCGATATCATTCTGGAAATTCCTTCCAATTTTGAGAAAAATTTAGTCCGTGAACAAACAGCCCGCCTTCTGATTTCTGCAAATTCTGTCAATGGCACCAAAGGAGGTTTAGGCAGTGCTTACCTTTCAGGAATTATTACTGATTTCTCATCTGAAATACGTGAGAAATGGATTCAACCTACAGTTATATCAGGGGTTCCAATTATGGAAATAGTCAACCAAAACCGTTTCAATACCCATCTCAGCTATAAAATATTTATGGTTCCGGCACTGATGGTCATGCTTTTAACCATGCTTTGCGGTTTTCTTCCCGCCCTTAATATTGTTGGAGAAAAAGAAGCCGGAACAATGGAACAGATTAATGTAACCCCTATTCCTAAATTTATTTTTATACTATCAAAATTGCTTCCTTATTGGATAATCGGTTTTGTGGTCATTACCATAGCTTTTGCTGTAGCCTATATCGTTTACGGCTTATCTCCAGCAGGCAGTTTAGGCACTATTTATGTTTTTGCCGCAATATATATTTTGGGAGTTTCCGGGCTTGGTCTTGTAATTTCAAATTATTCCAATACCATGCAACAGGCTATGTTTGTAATGTACTTCTTTATGCTGATATTGATACTGATGAGCGGCTTATTCACTCCGGTGCAAAGTATGCCGGAATGGGCGCAATTAATTACAACTTTTAACCCTTTGAAGTATTTTATGCAGGTAATGCGTATGGTTTATTTAAAAGGCAGCGGTTTTTCCGATCTGGGTACACAGTTTTTTGCGCTATCCTGTTTTGCGCTGTTTTTTAATCTTTGGGCCGTTTTAAATTACCGAAAAACACTTTAA
- a CDS encoding ABC transporter ATP-binding protein, giving the protein MKAIEVNNLVKRFGHFTAVDHITFEVDQGEIFGFLGANGAGKTTAIRMLCGLSTPTDGNGNVAGFDIRKDPEQIKKNIGYMSQKFSLYNDLKVWENIRLFAGIYGMKDKEISSKTDELLNKLNFESERNTLVKDLPLGWKQKLAFSVSIFHNPKIVFLDEPTGGVDPFTRRQFWELIYEASSRGITVFVTTHYMDEAEYCNRVSIMVDGRIEALDTPKNLKLKFGATNMDEVFQQLARKANRKSD; this is encoded by the coding sequence ATGAAAGCTATTGAAGTAAATAATCTGGTTAAACGTTTTGGTCATTTTACTGCTGTTGACCACATTACTTTTGAGGTAGATCAAGGTGAAATCTTTGGTTTTCTGGGAGCCAATGGAGCTGGAAAAACTACAGCCATACGCATGCTCTGCGGTTTGAGCACCCCAACTGACGGTAATGGGAATGTAGCTGGTTTTGACATTCGTAAAGATCCTGAACAAATTAAAAAGAATATTGGGTATATGAGCCAGAAGTTTTCGCTCTACAACGATCTCAAAGTTTGGGAAAACATAAGGCTATTTGCAGGGATTTATGGGATGAAGGATAAAGAAATCAGTTCAAAAACAGATGAATTGCTGAACAAGTTAAACTTTGAATCTGAAAGGAACACTTTAGTTAAAGATCTTCCGCTCGGGTGGAAACAAAAATTGGCCTTTTCGGTTTCTATTTTTCACAACCCGAAAATTGTATTTCTGGATGAACCGACCGGAGGAGTCGATCCGTTTACGCGCAGGCAATTTTGGGAGCTTATATATGAAGCCTCCTCACGAGGGATTACGGTCTTTGTGACTACTCATTATATGGATGAAGCTGAATACTGCAACCGTGTTTCCATCATGGTTGACGGCAGGATTGAAGCATTGGATACGCCCAAAAACCTGAAACTGAAATTTGGGGCAACCAATATGGATGAAGTATTTCAGCAACTGGCAAGAAAAGCAAACCGAAAATCAGATTAA
- a CDS encoding VOC family protein, translated as MNHTDSNLVNVRYMVEDVDKSVDFYIKYLGFSLIRNNAPAFADVVKGNLRILLSGRTISAGRAMPDGTLPFPGGWNRIELVVEDLNAEVAKLKEQGLHFRNEIITGPGGSQILLIDPSGNLIELFQPANR; from the coding sequence ATGAATCATACAGACAGTAACCTTGTAAATGTCAGGTATATGGTTGAGGATGTTGACAAATCCGTAGACTTCTACATAAAATATCTTGGGTTCTCTCTTATCAGAAACAATGCTCCTGCATTCGCAGATGTCGTTAAAGGAAACCTGCGAATATTGCTTAGCGGAAGAACGATTTCAGCCGGTAGAGCCATGCCTGACGGTACACTGCCCTTTCCCGGTGGATGGAACCGGATAGAGCTCGTTGTTGAAGATTTAAATGCAGAAGTTGCTAAACTTAAAGAACAGGGACTTCATTTCCGCAACGAGATTATTACCGGACCAGGTGGTTCTCAAATCTTACTGATTGACCCTTCCGGTAATCTTATAGAACTTTTTCAGCCTGCAAACAGATAA
- a CDS encoding adenine phosphoribosyltransferase codes for MSLKHYIRDIQDFPKVGIVFKDITPLLSSPEGTKECLSLLISSLNGKKIDKVVGVESRGFFFATLLAHELNVGFVPVRKPKKLPFTTISASYQLEYGTDTLEMHTDAIKKGDRILIHDDVLASGGTAKAVCELVEKLGGEIVQCNFLIELTSLGGRKKIEGKEIFAAIIYDKDGGLPAADKHS; via the coding sequence ATGAGTTTGAAACACTACATACGTGATATTCAGGATTTTCCAAAAGTGGGGATTGTTTTTAAAGATATTACACCGCTATTGTCCAGTCCGGAGGGAACTAAAGAATGTTTGTCTTTGCTAATCAGTAGTTTAAATGGCAAAAAGATTGATAAAGTAGTAGGAGTGGAGAGCAGAGGCTTTTTCTTTGCAACGCTTTTGGCGCATGAATTAAATGTGGGGTTTGTTCCGGTTCGCAAACCAAAAAAATTGCCATTTACGACTATTTCAGCTTCTTATCAACTGGAATATGGTACCGATACTTTGGAAATGCACACCGACGCTATTAAAAAAGGGGACAGGATTTTAATTCATGATGACGTTCTGGCATCCGGAGGGACAGCAAAAGCCGTTTGTGAATTGGTAGAGAAATTAGGCGGGGAAATCGTTCAGTGTAATTTTCTTATTGAGCTGACGTCCTTAGGAGGAAGAAAAAAAATAGAGGGTAAAGAGATCTTTGCCGCGATAATTTACGATAAAGATGGTGGTCTTCCAGCGGCAGATAAGCATTCTTAA